CCGGTATAATGTGTTGGGAGCCGCTGGATTGACGATAGAAACTACGGTGGTCAAAGCATCAGACGGCGGTGGTGATGGAAATTAGAAATGGGTGGATTTCAACGGTGATTGGAGGTTGGAGAGGTGTTTTGAGTCTAATATTTCGGAGTAATTAATAATGTTTGTTATGTGCCAAAAACCAAAGATGCTTTCTGACATATAAGCTTGGGAATGGAAGCCACGTGAGTGGGAGCGGATATGTGTAGATAGACCCGAATCGCTCTACGATGTACACGTTCCTGCAATTAAATCAATGATTTTGCAACTCCAATTTGCCTCAACTAAAAACACAAACCCGCAACACTAGTTTGTTGAGAATGATTAAACTAGTTCTAAAACAGACAACCCTCTGTCAAAAGTTTTACATCAATATTAGTAATAAAAGGAACTTTGTTTTGGAAATGGGTTGGAAGATCTGATACACCACACCACTTCAGGTAGATGGTAAATGATCAACATGCACAAATGCCAAATCTCTCACCATCATTAATAATGGCACTCACGCGTTGATAACATAGCCCAAGTTAAACGAGTTCTTCGGCCTTCCAATGATGAAACTAAGCCCATCGAGTCTCTCCAGTGGGCTTTTCGAAAActgagaaaaaaacaaaagcagaAGCTCAGCAATCAGCATCACGCACCAATCATTTCATCATCGGATCACACAGAGTGTCTTAAAAAGGGGAAGGAAACATCAGCTGAGCCCAGCAACGGCCTACACCAACCACACTCTTCTACCCAATACACAGCAACAACTGCAGTGCAATGAGTGCATTTATCCCATTATACCCATAGCTCCTTCGATGAGATTGAGGAGATTATAATTTCGTTTTATCTCTtccatctcttttcttttcttttattaataccctttttgttgtttaattttgtttttattttgggttggCGCAGAGAATCTCtgatcctttttatttaaacgTGGCATCATTAAAGAGCTACCTGAGTCTCGAATATCGGGCTCCAGCTCCCTGAAACTtcagaggaaaaaagaaagaaaaaaaacccttagTTCTCTCTTACCCATCCACTGATCCTCAGATTTCTGGGTTTGCATTAAATTTTGCTTCTCTGTACGATAAACTCGAAAACTTGTTTATTGTATAATCTAGTTCTTAAATTCTGACAAAtcatagtattttttttatttaaacagaAGATTTCTCAGCTTTCAGAGAATTTCGAAATAACAATGCTGACGTGCATAGCTCGTTCCAAGCTACCCGGTGATGACTCGGTGAGTCAACAAGAGGAAATGGACTCTTCCACTACTCCTAACACTAAGCACAACCAAGCCATCAAATCCCTCACTTCGCAGGTAATTAGCTTTCAAATTTACGACGTCAAGGTTTTACGGTTCTTCGTTCTTTGTTTGGCTTTAATGACTGTGTGGTTTAGTTGAAGGACATGGCGCTAAAGGCGTCGGGGGCGTACAGGCACTGTAACCCCTGCACGGCGCAGAGTCGGTTGAGGAACATGGGCGAGTCTGACGCGGACTCGGACAGGTTCAGATGGTCTTACCGTCGGACGGGGAGTTCGAGCTCGGCGACGCCGAGGACGTGGGGGAAGGAGATGGAAGCGAGGTTGAAAGGGATGTCGAGTTGGAGCGGAGAAGGGACGCCGAAATCGTTGAGCGGACGCCGAGTCGACACGGTCGTGTTCGTCGAAGAAAGTGAGCCTAAAGAGTGGGTGGCTCAGGTGGAGCCTGGCGTGCTTATTACCTTTGTTTCACTTCCTCGCGGCGGCAACGATCTCAAGAGGATACGATTCAGGTGCGCCGCGCACTTATTTTTCTGGATTTTCGCTTTCCATcatattaagaaatttttattcCACTTTCGAAATTCGCTGGGAAATGGACTAGTCACGTCACTGCCTAGTTGATTGTTAACATCAATAAACGaacaaaatgttaaataatacaAAGTTATGATGGTAAATTCCTATCTATTATTTTAGACAATAATATTTGTTGCTGGGTTGGGACTTGCTCTGTcatttttagttaaactctTTAACATGCattcttatgtttttttaaagctgtgtttggatagtcaattaaactttcaatttttttatttatattttttattatgctCTACTGTCCTAACAcatatatagaaaattaaaatttcttgatttaaaaaaaaaaagagtataatctcattttcttataattattttacgtTCAGACACAGATAAGTATTAAAATCGTAAAATTTTTACTTATGAATGGTGATGGATTTGTCATGGGTGCATCCAAACACTGCCTTAGCAACCTCGGCAGGAAAAGCAAGGATTTTTAGGTGAGGGACCTACGGTGAAACAGTAGGCTTCACGCCTAATGAAAAGCAATCCCATAAAAGTCCAAAAGGAGAACTCATTGTGCCTCATCAATGGTGGGTGGGACACGATTGATTGTGTTGGCAAGCTTTTTCACTAACCCTTGTCGTCTTGTCGAACAAGCCTCTTCAAAGCCCCcaccccaaaaaaaaattcatttcacgCCAGATTCTCCGTCCCATTGTCTTCTACTCTTCTTCTTCTAATGACCCATTTCTTGTCATTTTGTCTGCAATTAAACTAAGGGGGATTGATTGCCCACATCATTTGCCACTACAAAACTACGTGCAAGACAAAAATTTTGGACCCCTTTTTTGAGCTTACGTTTTTTGCCTACAAAACAGAGACCCGACTTCAACCTTCACCTTTCCATGTTTTCAATGGATGGTGACAGGAGGGATTAGTCGTTTTACCAAGGGAACATTGCTGTTGCCCCTCATTTATGGACCTTGGCCTCGTTTGACTTGTGTTCCTTTTTCCCTTTctagataattttatttcaattggtCTCTTAATTGACTGTTTTTTCCATCACCACTTTCATTTTCATGTCATTGTATCTGATTTAATGCTTTGATAGCGTTCCCTCCTTGGATTTTGACTCCCTAcgcctttttttctttttggaaataTTACACATTCCACTACATCAAACAGACGGATGCCACTTTGGAATATTTAATATTGTACTTACCTAAGGGTGGTTGAAagcttcttttatatatatatatatataaactaatagTCAAAAGATGTTTATAAACCAACCTAGTGGCccaatatataattaaaatttcccaTTCACATTAAATAGTGTAGGTGCAACTATAATGGTCATGGTTGGTTTCAAGTTATTGACTTGTGAATAAGAGTAATGACATGGTATAGAGTGTTATCtatgtgtttttcttttatttccttattttaaccaaaatttgtgCTGGACTTCCCTAGTGCATGTTACTATGTTTCCTAAACCAgtcatttaatgttttttagttgctcCATTAAAGCACATGCATATCATGGACCTCTCTAATTTCTGATTTCTGGTATGCTAATCTCATGAACATTAGGAGTGCTGAACcatagtttattttctttgactAGTCGGGAAATGTTTAACAAATGGCAAGCTCAAAGATGGTGGGCAGAGAATTATGATAGGGTCATGGAACTTTACAATGTCCAGAGGTTTAACCGCCAGGCATTCCCACTACCAACACCCCCTAGATCTGAAGATGAGGCAAGTTCTTAGGCTGTTGCCTGCTTAACATAGTGTGAATGG
This genomic stretch from Gossypium raimondii isolate GPD5lz chromosome 6, ASM2569854v1, whole genome shotgun sequence harbors:
- the LOC105772832 gene encoding protein Brevis radix-like 4, producing MLTCIARSKLPGDDSVSQQEEMDSSTTPNTKHNQAIKSLTSQLKDMALKASGAYRHCNPCTAQSRLRNMGESDADSDRFRWSYRRTGSSSSATPRTWGKEMEARLKGMSSWSGEGTPKSLSGRRVDTVVFVEESEPKEWVAQVEPGVLITFVSLPRGGNDLKRIRFSREMFNKWQAQRWWAENYDRVMELYNVQRFNRQAFPLPTPPRSEDESFKMESAEESPVTPPLTKERLPCNFHRPTGMGIGYSSSDSFDQHAMQARHYCDSGLTSTPKLSSISGAKTEISSMDASMRSSSSREADRSGELSISNASDLETEWVEQDEPGVYITIRALPGGKRELRRVRFSRERFGEMHARLWWEENRDRIHEQYL